A single Neoarius graeffei isolate fNeoGra1 chromosome 23, fNeoGra1.pri, whole genome shotgun sequence DNA region contains:
- the rxfp3.2a gene encoding relaxin-3 receptor 1 encodes MQHNSSSTSSSPGLGLCGLGGDEGEDLWNRSTGTQRNLSVRCWLQLLSKEAMPELYGDTSSMALRVVIALVYLVVCALGLVGNLLALYLLKSRHRLKQSSINCFVMSLAITDLQFVLTLPFWAVDTALDFRWPFGKVMCKIISSVTTMNMYASVFFLTAMSVARYCSLASSLRMHSPKMASAEVKWASVAIWLVSLLATLPHAVYSTTAQVSDDELCLVRFSDLGNWDPQLLLGLYQTQKVLLGFVIPLVIICVCYLLLLRFVLQRRVSGIPGSDSERGRHKRRSKVTRSVTIVVLSFFLCWLPNQALTLWGVLIKFDLVPFSKAFYNAQVYAFPITVCLAHTNSCLNPVLYCLIRQEYRASLKKLLLRATPSLRNLTKMMRRNKKVADAPPSLAVVQMDAGL; translated from the coding sequence ATGCAGCACAACAGCAGCAGTACTTCTTCATCGCCAGGTTTGGGACTGTGTGGCCTCGGAGGAGACGAAGGTGAAGACCTGTGGAACCGGAGCACCGGGACCCAACGCAACCTCTCTGTCCGCTGCTGGCTCCAACTGTTGTCCAAAGAAGCCATGCCAGAGCTGTATGGTGACACGTCGAGCATGGCCCTGCGCGTAGTCATCGCTCTTGTCTACCTGGTGGTGTGTGCTCTTGGGTTGGTGGGCAACCTGCTAGCGCTATATCTGCTCAAATCTCGGCACCGACTCAAGCAGTCGTCCATAAACTGCTTCGTCATGAGCTTGGCTATAACAGACCTGCAATTTGTACTGACCCTTCCTTTCTGGGCTGTGGACACGGCGTTGGATTTTCGCTGGCCATTTGGCAAGGTCATGTGCAAAATCATCAGCTCGGTCACCACCATGAATATGTACGCCAGCGTCTTCTTCCTGACAGCTATGAGCGTGGCACGTTACTGTTCTTTAGCCTCGTCCTTACGCATGCACAGCCCCAAGATGGCGTCGGCTGAGGTGAAATGGGCAAGTGTGGCCATCTGGCTTGTGTCTCTGCTGGCAACGTTGCCTCATGCTGTGTACTCAACCACGGCACAAGTGTCAGATGATGAACTTTGCCTTGTACGCTTCTCAGACCTGGGAAACTGGGACCCACAGCTTCTGCTGGGTCTCTATCAGACACAAAAAGTGCTCCTGGGTTTTGTCATTCCACTGGTTATTATCTGCGTTTGCTACCTGCTTCTGCTCCGATTCGTGTTGCAAAGACGAGTTAGCGGGATCCCCGGCTCAGACAGCGAACGAGGGAGGCACAAGCGCCGGTCCAAAGTCACTAGATCTGTCACCATTGTGGTCCTGTCATTCTTCTTGTGCTGGCTGCCCAACCAGGCCCTGACACTTTGGGGTGTCCTAATCAAGTTCGACTTGGTGCCATTTAGCAAGGCCTTCTATAATGCCCAGGTCTACGCCTTCCCCATTACCGtgtgccttgcacacaccaacagCTGTCTGAAtccagtgctttactgccttatTCGGCAGGAGTATCGTGCCAGTCTCAAGAAGCTGCTGCTGAGAGCCACACCATCCTTACGCAACCTGACCAAAATGATGCGCAGGAATAAGAAGGTTGCCGATGCTCCACCTAGCCTGGCTGTCGTACAGATGGATGCTGGGCTGTGA